Part of the Centroberyx gerrardi isolate f3 chromosome 11, fCenGer3.hap1.cur.20231027, whole genome shotgun sequence genome is shown below.
GCACAACCATGGCATATGACATCTACCCTATTCACTTTAAAGTGGGTTGGTTTCTTGACACCAGGCAAAAAAGACACTGTATGTTTCATTTGCTCCAACCTGGAGAGCCTATTGACAGTTTCCATGGATTTGATGACTTAATGTTGCATCACACATTGTCTGAGGTAAAGACAATTATTTCCCCagacaataaaatcatttttataaaAACTGTGACAGACGTTGAGATTTTACTTCTTGCTGAAGTTCGGCTGGTGAATATTAGATGACTGCAGGAACAACTAGAGAAAGAAAGCAGGTATTATAACCATTTCATACACAGAGATTCATTCTATAGTCAATCATCCTATTAATACTGCTCTTGGAACAATAGTTAAGTAAACTTTAAGAAATTACACttgtttcattattttgaaAGTAGAAGGGAAAAAATGCAACACCCAAATCAGAGCTTTGATTTTTTTAGTAACACCAGACCTGAAACAATCAGCTCTATCAGTTTTTATTGATCTTTGCAAATTGTTTCCTGAACTACCTTGTCCACTAAATGCTGATacaggatatatatatatatatatatatatatatatatatattgttacAGGAGCTACATTGTCATACAGCATATCAGTATACCTGATATCATATCTGtatatcttatatatatatatatagatttcCTAAACTTAATATGTGACATAACAATTTCCCCTCTTGTATTTCTTATTTCAGGTTGATGGAAAACTACACCTACaacagcttcacactccagctggAGGGCTTAAAGGTCACGGAGGATTCCATGTACCCtgtctttctatttttctttttttcctatcTATTTATTATGTTTGCCAATGTAGGCATTGTAGTCCTGGTGTGCATTGACAAGAGCCTTCACCAGCCTATGTATCTCCTTTTTTGCAATCTGCCACTCAATGACATTCTTGGAAACTCTATCATGGTGCCCCGGCTGCTTACAGACATATTGGTGCCTCCCTCTGAACGCTTCATCAGCTATTATGAGTGTGTGGTTCAAGCCTTCACCACACACATGTTCGGTACCACCTCTCACACAGTACTCATGATCATGGCCTTTGACAGGTATGTGGCCATCTGCAATCCCTTGCGCTACACTACAATCATGAGTGACAAAATGGTGCTAAAATTAACTGTTTCTGCCTGGGGGGTGGCCTTTGTTTTGGTGGCTATTCTCCTCGGCCTGACCATACGGCTGAAGAGATGCAGGACTCTGATCACAAACCCTTACTGTGACAATGCCTCGTTGTTTAAACTCTCCTGTGAGAGTGTCTTTATCAATAACATCTATGGCCTCACTTTCACTGTGGTCCTGTTCACAGCTTCTATAGGCAGTATGGTTCTCACTTATGCTAAAATCACAACTGTCTGCCTGACAAGTAAGAACAAGTCTTTGAACAGTAAAGCTCTAAAGACATGTAGCACCCATCTGTTTGTATACCTGATTATGTCTTCATGTGGATTGCTCATCATCACCCTGCATCGCTTCCCCCTGTACTCAGACTATAGGAAAATCTCTACCattctgtttcatatcatcCCTGGCAGCCTGAACCCCATTATTTATGGGGTGCAGTCAAAAGAGATCCGCAAATTCTTGTCAAATGTATTCCAGTCCAGAAAGGTTTTGCCATCATTTTAATTTGAAGACACGTGggtttttttaattacattacTAAATCATCAGAgatcagaggggagagagatcaATTTTCACTTAAACATCCTTATAATAGTTTTatgatttcaaatatttttcttaGTTTTTAGAAAAGGTGTGCAAAGGTTTGCAACTCCTTATGATTCATGTGGTAGAACTCTATTACATTCATCTGTATTGTATTTGCATGTTCATACAATCATGTGTCTATGGAGATTAAAAGAAATTTGTATTCAGAGATGAAGGTACAAATGTACATAGTAAAACTGCATTCTTTTGAGATATAACAAAGTTTTATAAACTTGTTTTTAACTGGTGACTTGTTATTGCTCTCATTTGGCTATAGCAGTAGGCCTGTTGATACATTTTCTTAATTTTCATGAGTTGGCTTTTAGTCAGCTGTCTTTTTGGTTTCAATTAGATGATGTTCCTAGTGGTTGCAGGAGTGGACGTTCAAGCCGACtcacagtttgttttatttattgtctttttgtttGAAGTGCCTCACAAATATAGTGAGGATGATTATTAGTGGTTCAAGCACGTAAATCATCCATAAGATTTTGTGgatgatttattattatcatttattatcattattaggcATGGCCTATGATGTAATAACCATGTAATAGCTTATAAATAAAAGTGCATTTGGGCAATTAGTTCCAAACTTGGGCATATTGTCTGGAAAGGCATTTCAAACATGCATAACAAATGTGATGCAAATCGGCCAAAAGGGGGCGCTGTAGTGATATTTTCTCTCAGAACTTAAAGGCATGCTaagtaggattttgctgcttgtgacttgtaaacacaactttcaaagttgacccctcctccctgcggttgccagaacggtaaaaaccagtaaaaaagtacagtgAGGCAAAACggcaagcagacaaggctcgttCCAGTGAACCCCAGTGAATCTGTggttggctttcacccgttggagagtattgaaggagaggacgGGGATGAAGAGTGACGTGGACTGGAAAGTTGGAAGTTTTCTGTTGGAaaggtaggtgccggttagcttagctatagcttttctactacaacgaagcAACGCTAACgatagctagctgctagctcatgatacacactagctctgaccagttgctctgttttagAGTTTTGGACCGCTACCATAGCCAGCGTGGCTTTTGGATATAAAACGATTCAGCaatggttttggttgcaggacacacctgctgccaaaaggtcaacacacacactgtcacagactaccaatgggccataagtaatgattgagtaggatcatttttggttgagtttatgctatttcaaggggggaaatcctgctcagtatacCTTTATGTCCGATTTACACCAAACTTGGTAAAATGACCCACTTGTCCTAGCTTTATTAATCTGCCTCGGGACCACCGAAATCCAGCATGAcaattttccaccattttgaataTTGCGAAACAAAGTTTTTTTCCGTAaggctttttcactttttgaccTATCACTACCAAACGTGGTATACAGCCAAAGGGCAGTGAGATACACTTTGTAACATCGGAAAATCGGATAAACAATTTGCCAGCAGCAAATGAACTTCACAAGGGCGTGACTGGACACGAAACCAACCGTAACTCGCTGAGCGTTTTTTGGATCAATACAAAACTTGTTACACATGTTCAGCAGAGATAATCAAGCATATCTGCAACAAAATTCCAAATCATCTCATATGGGGCGCCAAAAATGGCTGAATTTGTATCTCCttgaagctgcactaagcaattttccgaccactagagggtgacagaaaccgcaacacatttgtaaataaaccacagcaaagctggTGGACTACGGATGCCCCCAAGatcaaaccgtgcataaaggctaatagctaagctaaaggtacctgctgagaagtgtcaccggttaccagtctcgctttgccataTTTTTCTCCACCTGAAGGTTACGTATGTccaacaatgacaagtgaagaggtaggtagcaagtttactagtttaacaagtttactcgcttgctTTATCAATTCCGCCATTataagaatttttttcagggatgggagggggtgagcgccgcttttaaacaacgagggaggagacgagctagttttaaaaaaatgaaaagctactgaatggaccgggaggagctttgAGTCGGTCcgagttttgacaacaagctttagaaaagaggtgaaaacagcaacacagctggcccacgtttgtggctatttgtttatatcattacttctcaaggaaatctccacatagcacacgttagtttcgggattggttatagggtctgaaatcgctaaTTGCAGGTTTAACTGGTAAATGGATGCATGCTCTAGATGCAAGTGTTAGTCAAAATGTCAAGTTTGGCTGTGGTCGTTGCATGTGGAtgtacaaaatatacaaaatatagcTGAAATTGGTGTAAAATGCCATGAGTGCTTGAAGCAGGCAATTGACGCCtgtggctatatttattattagtgGTTCAAGCATGTAGTGCTGAACCACGTAGTGCTGAACCGCTactgatttatttttgttattattattttccttcttCCGTGTTGCAATTTACCGTGAGATGCTATATGGTACAAACTTGAAATTTGGTACAGTGATTGGAAATGGTCTTCAAGTGCTGCTCTAACAATAAATGTCAACATCACTCTGAAGGGGTGCAATAATTCAAGGTCTAAAATTTAAGCATTTGAAAGGCACACTGTGAGTCCGATTGACGTGAAACTGGGCACACATATTATCCTGAGAGCGCTCTAAAAATTTACCAATTGGACCACCAAAGTCCACCTATATCGATTTTTTGTTAATTTGCAGAAtttgaaaaactgttttttccgtaaggctttttcagtttttcacctATCAACACCAAACTTGGTACATATTTACAGGGCCTTGAGATACACTTTGTAACCATTTTCCAGAAAAATCTGACAACCAATATGGCGGCCATGAGTGAATGAACTTCGCAATGGCCGTGGCCTAACACAAAACTGGCCATAACTCAAAGACCATTGATGCAATCAACACAAAACTTGGTGAACTTGTTCACAAGAAACAACAAACATATCTACAATGGCATTTTGAAATCAATCAATAGGGAGCGCCACAAAGGCTGTATCTGCTAATGCCATTGTTGAAATTTAATGGACCAGATTTGGTCCCTCTTCGGGAGGGCGGAAGTGGATCTTTTTGCCTCAAGGCAAAACTCCCACTGTCCGCTATGGTTCTCTCTGCTTCACAGAGACAATCTACCCCTGGGGGTGGATGCATTTGCACACCCACCATGGCCAAGAAGGCTGCTTTATGCCTTCCTTCTTCTGTCTCATTCCTCCCTTACTGGTGACGATACGACAGAGAGGCTGTCTGTCATACTGGTATCCCCGGACCGCATGACGGCGCTGTGGTACGCAGAGATGACACAGCTACTGGCGGCTCCGCCCAGGACAGTTCCCCAGTTTTGGGGTGCTCTGTCGCAGGCAAAGGGAGCGATAGGTGCGAGGGTTTGGTTCCTGAGAGGGACAGATTTATGCATGCTGGCTTGTCTGCACAGGGAGTGCAGACCATCCAGGGCGCGCGAGTGCAATCCACCATCGCTAACTACAAAGCAAAACGGCTGGGTTTTCaaaagtggtgtgtgtgggaagaGAGACGTTGATCCACTGAACTGGAtctattctctcttttctccagcaCCTGGAGAGGGGACTGGCGCTTTCTACTATCAAAGTGTATGTATCAGCAATCTTCTCTTGTCATGAGGGGTTGTTTGTGTGCTATGTGGATGGAGTGGCTGGCGAGCCCCTGTCGAAACAGAGACTCGCACACTGGCTCTGTGATGGCGTTTCACAAGCTTCTGTGTTGGCAGGCAGAGATCCTCCCACTGCCACTCTGCACTCTACACGCAGTGTAGCAGCGTCCACAGCCCTTTTTAGTGGCATAGTGGGTTGGAGGAGATCTGTACAGCGGTTGACGGCCTGTCCATTCATCAGGTTTTATCTGTTGGATGTGTCTGGGTCTTTCTCGGGCTTGATGCTTAGCACTGGAACACGAGACCCTGGGTGAGAGACCTGTTGTGCTGGAGTCTCAACGTGTCTCAAAGCCTGTGTGAAACAGAACGCAttgttctatgatcacaggtgAAGCCCTCTAACGAGTCACCCTGCCGCTCCACGAGTCGCTGAAGATTTTGTGGATGATGAGCCATTTATAGAAAAAGGCTTCATAGAGTTGAACAGGCTCATCCTTATTGgctgcgtgcgtgcatgcaaatttcagtgcACTGAGGCGACCAGATGAGTGGTCAAGCCAATAGAGCCCCACTAGAGGGCTCAGCCTGTGATCACAGAACTAGAGCTACAATGCGTAACTAACTAATCGACTGCCGCGCAGTTTGTGCTCGGCATTAGGTAAGTATGTAAAGTTATTGAGTTACCATTGGGTTGTGATCTGGTCGCACAACCAGGCACCAAGCAAGGAATAGGCATGAACGGTATCTTAACAATTTCAGGAAGCTGCCTACTTTGTGTCTCTCGGTTTCACCCCATGTTGTATACGCACAATCCAGGCTGTTTATGTCTGTTAACCCTCTTGGTGTCACCCTCCTTTAAAACCTTTTGCAGATGGAATCAGCAATATTTTTGAACTATTGTGTGAATATTTTTAAtcaacttttgttttttataaaaaTCGATGTATAGAGATGTGGAATTACACCAACTTCAACTTATTGTGTATTAAAGGAAGTCTATGCACAACCATGGCATATGACATCTACCCTATTCACTTTAAAGTGGGTTGGTTTCTTGACACCAGGCAAAAAAGACACTGTATGTTTCATTTGCTCCAACCTGGAGAGCCTATTGACAGTTTCCATGGATTTGATGACTTGATGTTGCATCACACATTGTCTGAGGTTAAGACAATTATTTCCCCagacaataaaatcatttttataaaAACTGTGACAGACGTTGAGGTTTTACTTCTTGCTGAAGTTCGACTGGTAAATACTAGATGACTGCAGGAACAACTAGAGAAAGACAGCAGGTATTATAACCATTTCATATttatataacattttttttatatttctaaatTAAGTGTTAACATAAAGTAACAGTACAATCCAACGCAAAACGAAACACAGAGATTCATTCTACAGTCAGTCATCCTATTAATACTGCTCTTGGAATGATAACTAAGTAAATTTTTaaaaatttcacttgtttcgtTATTTTGAAAGTAGAAGGGAAAAATGCAACACCCAAATCAGAGCTTTGATTTTCTTAGTAACACCAGACCTGAAACAATCAGCTCTATCAGTTTTTATTGATCTTTGCAAATTGTTTCCTGAACTACCTTGTCCACTAAATGTTGATacaggatatatatatatatatatacatattgttGCAGGAGCTACATTGTCATACAGCATATCAGTATATCTGATATCTAGATTGCCTAAACTTCATATGTGACATAACAATTTCCCCTCTTGTGTGTCCCCTGCATCTTATTTCAGGTTGATGGAAAACTACACCTACaacagcttcacactccagctggAGGGCATAAAGGTCACGGAGGTTTCCATGTACCCTGTCTttctattattctttttttcctatCTATTTATTATGTTTGCCAATGTAGGCATTGTAGTCCTGGTGTGCATTGACAAGAGCCTTCACCAGCCTATGTATCTCCTTTTTTGCAATCTGCCACTCAATGATATCGTTGGAAACTCTATCATGGTGCCCCGGCTGCTTACAGACATATTGGTGCCTCCCTCTGAACGCTTCATCAGCTATTATGAGTGTGTGGTTCAAGCCTTCACCTCTCACATGTTCGGTACCACCTCTCACACAGTACTCATGATCATGGCCTTTGACAGGTATGTGGCAATCTGCAATCCCTTGCGCTACACTACAATCATGAGTGACAAAATGGTGCTAAAATTAACTGTTTCTGCCTGGGGGGTGGCCTTTGTTTTGGTGGCTATTCTCCTTGGCCTGACCATACGGCTGAAGAGATGCAGGACTCTGATCGCAAACCCTTACTGTGACAATGCCTCGTTGTTTAAACTCTCCTGTGAGAGTGTCTTTATCAATAACGTCTATGGCTTCACTTTCACTGTGGTCCTGTTCACAGCTTCTATAGGCAGTATGGTTCTCACTTATGCTAAAATCACAACTGTCTGCCTGACAAGTAAGAACAAGTCTTTGAACAGTAAAGCTCTAAAGACATGTAGCACCCATCTGTTTGTATACCTGATTATGTCTTCATGTGGAATGCTCATCATCATCCTGCATCGCTTCCCCCTGTACTCAGACTATAGGAAACTCTCTTCCattct
Proteins encoded:
- the LOC144541743 gene encoding olfactory receptor 56A4-like, yielding MENYTYNSFTLQLEGIKVTEVSMYPVFLLFFFSYLFIMFANVGIVVLVCIDKSLHQPMYLLFCNLPLNDIVGNSIMVPRLLTDILVPPSERFISYYECVVQAFTSHMFGTTSHTVLMIMAFDRYVAICNPLRYTTIMSDKMVLKLTVSAWGVAFVLVAILLGLTIRLKRCRTLIANPYCDNASLFKLSCESVFINNVYGFTFTVVLFTASIGSMVLTYAKITTVCLTSKNKSLNSKALKTCSTHLFVYLIMSSCGMLIIILHRFPLYSDYRKLSSILFHIIPGSLNPIIYGVQSKEIRKFLSNVFQSRKVLPSF
- the LOC144541744 gene encoding olfactory receptor 8G17-like: MENYTYNSFTLQLEGLKVTEDSMYPVFLFFFFSYLFIMFANVGIVVLVCIDKSLHQPMYLLFCNLPLNDILGNSIMVPRLLTDILVPPSERFISYYECVVQAFTTHMFGTTSHTVLMIMAFDRYVAICNPLRYTTIMSDKMVLKLTVSAWGVAFVLVAILLGLTIRLKRCRTLITNPYCDNASLFKLSCESVFINNIYGLTFTVVLFTASIGSMVLTYAKITTVCLTSKNKSLNSKALKTCSTHLFVYLIMSSCGLLIITLHRFPLYSDYRKISTILFHIIPGSLNPIIYGVQSKEIRKFLSNVFQSRKVLPSF